A genomic window from Cloacibacillus evryensis DSM 19522 includes:
- the eda gene encoding bifunctional 4-hydroxy-2-oxoglutarate aldolase/2-dehydro-3-deoxy-phosphogluconate aldolase yields the protein MNETLAKLGKIGLIPVIKLDSPAEALPLGKALVAGGLPVAEVTFRTEAAEESIRILANELPELVLGAGTVLTTTQAEAAAAAGARYVVTPGFNPRVVAHCLEMGLPVTPGVNSASQIEEAIEMGLDVAKFFPAGPSGGTEMLKAFAGPYGGKISFIPTGGVGPKNLTEYLACPNVFAVGGSWMVPSDAVKAGDFARIEALCREARLLSLGFSLLHIGLNPCAGTDSLAEAKMLSAMLGMPFKEGAGSAFVGDSFEFMKSAGRGAKGHIAVGTLSVERALEWFAGFGMKPAAETIKTKGNHISVAYLDNEICGFAVHFVRK from the coding sequence ATGAACGAAACTCTTGCAAAACTTGGAAAAATCGGCCTGATACCGGTGATAAAGCTCGATTCGCCGGCGGAGGCCCTTCCGCTCGGAAAGGCGCTCGTCGCCGGAGGGCTTCCCGTGGCGGAGGTCACCTTCCGCACGGAGGCGGCGGAAGAATCGATAAGGATACTCGCGAATGAGCTGCCGGAGCTCGTGCTCGGCGCGGGGACCGTGCTGACGACGACGCAGGCCGAGGCGGCCGCCGCGGCTGGCGCGCGCTACGTCGTGACCCCCGGCTTCAACCCAAGGGTCGTCGCCCACTGCCTCGAAATGGGATTGCCGGTCACTCCCGGCGTAAATTCCGCAAGCCAGATAGAAGAGGCCATTGAGATGGGGCTCGACGTGGCGAAATTTTTCCCCGCCGGCCCCTCCGGCGGCACGGAGATGCTCAAAGCCTTCGCGGGACCTTACGGCGGTAAGATATCATTCATCCCCACCGGCGGCGTCGGCCCCAAAAATCTCACGGAATACCTCGCCTGCCCGAACGTCTTCGCCGTCGGCGGCAGCTGGATGGTCCCCTCCGACGCGGTGAAGGCCGGCGACTTCGCAAGGATAGAGGCGCTCTGCCGCGAGGCGCGCCTGCTGTCGCTCGGTTTCTCGCTGCTCCACATCGGCCTCAATCCCTGCGCGGGGACGGATTCCCTCGCCGAGGCGAAGATGCTCTCGGCAATGCTCGGCATGCCCTTTAAAGAGGGCGCCGGTTCGGCCTTCGTCGGAGATTCCTTTGAATTTATGAAATCGGCGGGGCGCGGCGCGAAGGGACACATCGCCGTCGGGACACTCTCCGTCGAAAGGGCGCTCGAATGGTTCGCTGGCTTTGGCATGAAGCCCGCCGCGGAGACGATAAAGACGAAGGGGAACCATATCTCCGTCGCCTATCTGGACAACGAGATATGCGGCTTCGCCGTGCATTTTGTAAGAAAATAG
- a CDS encoding CaiB/BaiF CoA transferase family protein — protein sequence MLEGVKVLSFTHYLQGPSAAQTLADLGADVIKVESPKGAYERSWSGCNTYPGGISMFFLLANRNQTSVAIDLKRPEGREMILKLVREYDVVIENFRAGVMEKLGLGYEDMKKANPKIIYCSCSGYGSSGPYVKKPGQDLLIQSMSGLAALTGSDPERPSPVGTAIVDQHGAVLAALGVIAAVYDREHTGNGHKVEASLLSSALDLQMESLGYYMNGGHFTERPTSGLSTRLHQSPYGIYTTSDGCLTLSLVPIDQLREIFTEGALDGYTAADQMNKRIEFDKIVCAEMKKKTTAEWTKLFDEEGIWYAPVNEYDEVLRDEQVIYNGSILKMKHPRAGEVRVVGHPNRYDGKNAAIRKLPPELGESTAVVMEKLGYDAAAIEDFKRRGIVAVKEV from the coding sequence TTGTTAGAGGGAGTTAAGGTCTTAAGTTTTACTCATTATTTGCAGGGACCGTCCGCGGCGCAGACATTGGCCGATCTTGGGGCCGACGTGATAAAAGTTGAGTCTCCGAAAGGAGCCTATGAACGCTCATGGTCCGGCTGCAACACCTACCCAGGCGGCATCAGCATGTTCTTTTTACTCGCCAATAGAAACCAGACCTCCGTCGCGATAGATCTCAAGCGTCCCGAAGGCAGAGAAATGATTCTCAAGCTCGTGAGGGAATACGACGTGGTCATAGAAAATTTTCGAGCAGGGGTAATGGAAAAGCTCGGCCTCGGCTACGAGGATATGAAAAAAGCGAATCCGAAAATCATATACTGTTCGTGCTCGGGCTACGGGTCGTCCGGCCCGTACGTGAAAAAGCCCGGCCAGGACCTTTTAATACAGAGCATGAGCGGCCTTGCGGCGCTGACTGGCTCCGATCCCGAACGTCCGTCGCCTGTCGGCACGGCGATCGTAGATCAGCACGGCGCGGTGCTTGCGGCGCTGGGCGTGATCGCGGCGGTCTACGACAGGGAGCATACGGGAAACGGCCATAAGGTCGAGGCCAGCCTTCTAAGCTCTGCGCTTGATCTTCAGATGGAATCGTTAGGCTATTATATGAACGGCGGGCATTTTACAGAACGCCCAACGAGCGGCCTGAGCACGCGTCTCCATCAATCTCCGTACGGCATATATACGACAAGCGACGGATGTCTGACGTTATCGCTTGTTCCGATAGATCAGCTCAGAGAAATATTCACCGAAGGAGCCCTCGACGGCTACACGGCGGCAGATCAAATGAATAAAAGAATAGAGTTTGACAAGATCGTCTGTGCCGAGATGAAGAAAAAAACGACGGCGGAATGGACAAAACTCTTTGACGAAGAGGGAATATGGTACGCGCCCGTCAACGAATACGATGAAGTGCTACGCGACGAACAGGTGATATACAACGGCAGCATCCTGAAGATGAAACACCCGCGCGCCGGCGAAGTCCGAGTAGTAGGGCACCCGAACAGGTACGATGGGAAAAATGCCGCGATACGCAAGCTGCCTCCGGAGCTCGGCGAGAGCACCGCGGTCGTCATGGAGAAACTCGGATATGACGCGGCGGCGATTGAGGACTTTAAGCGGCGAGGCATTGTCGCGGTAAAGGAAGTGTAG
- a CDS encoding enoyl-CoA hydratase/isomerase family protein, with protein sequence MDYRNKLVKIDIEGRVATASLCNPPLNILTLEMSAELRESFHKLEEDDGVRVIILRGDGEKAFSVGADIKEFPLVWDDVIGKKLLNENLAVDAIELTDKPVIAALEGNTLGGGCELAMAADIRFMSEKGRIGLPEINLGVFPGSGGLFRLARYVGVAKAYEMLYTGMIIDAEEALRIGLVNHLAPSGESLKQAVKLARVIADKPAEAIKLIKKGVRELWQKTTEENFRPNLEFSRSVFKTADCAEGVDAFIHKRTPEFGK encoded by the coding sequence GTGGATTACAGAAACAAACTCGTAAAGATCGACATAGAAGGCCGAGTAGCGACCGCGTCCCTCTGCAATCCGCCGCTGAACATCCTCACGCTTGAGATGAGCGCGGAGCTGCGCGAGAGCTTCCATAAACTTGAGGAAGACGACGGCGTCCGCGTCATAATCCTTCGCGGCGACGGAGAAAAAGCATTTAGCGTTGGAGCCGACATCAAAGAATTTCCGCTCGTATGGGACGATGTGATAGGGAAAAAGCTGCTTAACGAAAACCTCGCTGTCGACGCGATAGAGCTTACAGACAAACCGGTCATTGCGGCGCTTGAAGGTAACACGCTAGGCGGAGGCTGCGAGCTGGCGATGGCGGCGGACATTCGCTTTATGAGTGAGAAGGGGCGCATTGGCCTTCCAGAGATAAACCTCGGCGTATTCCCGGGAAGTGGAGGTCTGTTTCGTTTGGCGCGCTACGTAGGCGTCGCTAAGGCATACGAGATGCTCTACACTGGAATGATAATAGACGCGGAAGAGGCTCTGAGAATAGGGCTCGTGAACCATCTTGCGCCTTCCGGCGAGAGTCTGAAGCAAGCCGTGAAGCTGGCGCGCGTGATAGCAGACAAACCCGCGGAGGCAATAAAGCTCATCAAAAAGGGTGTCAGGGAATTATGGCAGAAGACGACGGAAGAAAATTTCCGCCCGAATCTTGAATTCAGCAGGAGTGTATTCAAGACGGCGGACTGTGCCGAGGGCGTGGACGCTTTCATACATAAACGCACACCGGAATTTGGGAAATAA